CATACTGTTACTTAATTTCGTTGTAAGAGATGAAATCCCTGCTAAGGACTAAGAATTTATTTTAATCGCGGAAAGTAAATAAAGTGGAATGAAGAGGGGGAGTAAGTCTATGATTATTCGTAATCAAAAAGAAGAATTTGTATTGATTCGCCAACATGATCATGGTTTTCTAGCGGGAGAATTTGCGAAACATATAAAAAAAGATTTCTTTGAAAATACTTTATATTTAAAAGAATGTATTGATGCGATTTATGAACATGATAGGGGATGGATAAGATTGGATAAGACGCCAATTTGGAATGATGCTACAAATGCACCATATACTTTTATGGACTGTCCAAGTTCTTTACGATTTGTTTTTTACACGTTAGGACTTAATGAGATTGCCAAAAGTAATACATATGGAGCTGTACTTTGTAGTAAACATTTTATTTCATTTCCTCTCAATCAGGAAGATAACGAGATGGTGAATTTCTATCAAAAAGAATTAGACCGTCAAAAACAACTTTTGAAAACGTTAACAAAAGGACAGTATATGATGTTTGATAAGCATTATAGATTATTGAAGTTTTGTGATGAATTGTCTTTATATGTTTGTATGAATCATCCCGGTGCCTCAAAACAAGAGGAAGTAGCTTTATTTAAAGGTGGATTTGAGGGGACTGAAATATTTAATAGAGAAGCAAATGAGTTACTACAAGCGGAATGGGTAGATAAAAAAACGATTCGAGTCGCGCCATTTCCTTTTGAAACAGAATTCAACACATATGTAAAATATAAATCTATAAAAAAGAAAACGATAGAAAAAATAGGAATTGCGAAAGCGGATGAAAAAACAGAATTTCAGAAACAACAACTATCTGTGATCAGATAAATGCCATATGAACAAACTGGAAATTAAGATTTACATACATATATTCGATCGAGTTCGTTTTATGAGGAGGCTGTCCTAAAAGGATAACTTTGGGGACAGCCTTTAGTTTTTAAAATTTAGATTCAAGTGGAATAGAAGAAAGGAACTTTTCAAAGCGGAACAAATTATTTTTTTGTGATTCCGAATAAGTTGTTGATTTCACTTAAAGTAGATAATGCCATTACCATATTTTGATCAGCAAGACCTAAAGGATGAAGTGTATTTTGGGAAATTTCATTTAAAGGTGTACCATCACTTAAATCTTCAGAAACTGAAGATGCAGCATTTTTCATATAATTTGAAGCCGCGATAAATGCGATTCGAAAATGATTCATTTTTTTCTTCAAATCTGTATCTTGTAGTTTTTTCTCTGCCTTAAAATTCTCCATTTGACTTGAGAGTTCGCTAAAATCATTGCTAATCTGATTCATTTTTTCTATTAATTCGGCTTTATTTACATTATTTTTGTTCCCATTTATAATGTCCCAGGCAGGGAGCCATTCCTTGGCTACAATTTGATCATATTTTGCATTTAACAAATCAATGTGCGATTTTAATTCTTTTTGATAAGTAGATTTGTCAAGGGATTCTTTTGTATCCTGTTGAAGTTTTTTCTCTGAATTGTAGCTGAATGTAATAAAAGAAATTGTGCCTGTAATGATGACCGCACTAAAAAGCACTACCCACCATTTTCGATCGAATAACTCTTTCATGATGTATATTCCTCCAGTAAGGTGAAGTATCAAAATATCTTATCTATCATAACAAGTTATACATTTTCTTTTTGTCATATTTTGTCGACGTAGAAAGATTTCGTACTAAGACAAAAGTTGAATTATCTAGTTCATATTGCTATCATCATCTGAAAATTTCGATTTATAATATATATATCCTGCT
The window above is part of the Bacillus cytotoxicus NVH 391-98 genome. Proteins encoded here:
- a CDS encoding DUF3891 family protein codes for the protein MIIRNQKEEFVLIRQHDHGFLAGEFAKHIKKDFFENTLYLKECIDAIYEHDRGWIRLDKTPIWNDATNAPYTFMDCPSSLRFVFYTLGLNEIAKSNTYGAVLCSKHFISFPLNQEDNEMVNFYQKELDRQKQLLKTLTKGQYMMFDKHYRLLKFCDELSLYVCMNHPGASKQEEVALFKGGFEGTEIFNREANELLQAEWVDKKTIRVAPFPFETEFNTYVKYKSIKKKTIEKIGIAKADEKTEFQKQQLSVIR